The genomic stretch GGGCGCGGTGCCCGGCGCGTGCCTGCGCTCGATTTCAAATTTGTGAAGCTTCGGACGTCTGAATTTCAACCCCATTCGCTTTCCCCTTGAAGCAAGAAAGCGCTATTTTAGCGGATGGAACTTAGCCGCTGTGTCCACCCGAATCCCGATCGTTCGTTATCAGCCGCGCGCTGCGGTTGAAAGTCAGGTAGCTCCACGCCCACTGGAACATCACAAGCATTTTGTTGTCGAAAAGAACGAGATGGATGAGATGGATGAACAGCCAGGCTAGCCACGCAAAGAATCCGTTGAACCGGATGAAGTGGAAATCGGCGACCGCCTGGCGGCGGCCGATGGTGGCCATCCGGCCGTAATCCATGTAGCGATATGGCGGGGTCGCTCGACCGGCAAGCCGGTTCAGGATGTGCCTGGCGGCATAGTCGCCCTGCTGCATCGCGACCTGCGCGACCGCGGGAAGCTCGCGCCCTTTTCCGTCACGGGAGTGCGCCAGGTCGCCTATTACGAATATTTCGGGGAAGCCGGGAATCCACAAGTCCTCGTGGACGACGATGCGCCCCGCCTTGTCCATCTCCACCCCCGTCTGGCGCGCGATCTCCGCGCCCAGCGGCGAGCCTTTTATCCCCGCGCCCCAAAGGATGGTTCGCGCGGGGATTTTGGTCTCCGCATCGCCGGATTTGATTACGACATGCTCTTCCGTTATTTCGATCGCCCGCGAATTCGTTCTAACTTCTACGCCCAGGCGAACGAGTGCGCGCTCCGCGAGCCGCGAGAGTTTTTCGGGAAACGCGGAAAGCAATCGCGGCGACGCTTCGACGAGGATTATCTTCGCGTCCGCGGGATTGATCCGCCGGAAGTCGCGCCGAAGCGTATGGTGCGCGATTTCGGCCAGCGCGCCGGCAAGCTCCACGCCGGTCGGCCCGCCGCCGATTATCACGAACGTAAGGTACGCGCGCATCTTTGCCGCGTCCGTCCCCTTTTCCGCCATTTCGAAGGCGGACAGTATGCGGCTGCGCATCCGCGTAGCGTCCTCGATGGTCTTAAGTCCGGGAGCGATGCGCTCCCACTCGGGATGGCCGAAGTAGTTGTTTTCGAGACCCGTAGCGAGAATCAGCGAGTCATACTCCAGCTCGCCGTCCGACAATACGACGCGGCGGTTTTTCACATCTATTCCGGTCGCCTCGCCCAGAATCACGCTGATGTTTTCGGCTCGCTTGAGCACCGCGCGAATCGGCGCCGCGATGTTCGCCGGCGAAAGCCCGCCCGTCGCCACCTGGTAAAGCAGCGGCTGGAAAAGGTGGAAGTTGCGCCTGTCCACGAGCGTGACGCGCACGCCGCGGGCGCCGGCGAGCCTGCGGGCCGCATGAAGCCCGCCGAACCCGCCGCCGACGATGACGACGTGGTGGTCGTTTTGATTGGCCTTTCCGGACATCCGCAGCTAAGTATCGCACGGTGGAACAGATATCGGAAAGGCGCCCGATTGGGAAGCTGTTCACAACGAAAGCAAAATCAGCTATTTAATCCCGACCTTGACCCCCCACACGCTCGCGTGCCGCGGCGTGCCGTCCGTTTCCTCGGGAAGGAAGTCGTATTCCCCCCCCGCAAATCCGTCCCACGCGTAAACCGAGATCGCCGCGGGCTTGCCGGGGATTCCCGCGTCGGCCGCAAGCTCGCCGAGATCGGGATACAGCGGATCGCCCGCCGAGCCGTCGTAAATCGCGTCCGGGTTGTTGCCGGGATATCCCGGAAGCGTCATCGCGTTCACGCCGGGAGCGATTCCTGCGGCGTAATGGTGGCGGAATTCGTACGTGTCTATACCGGAATCGCCCGAAGCGATCGTCTGCGGCGAGCCGTCGCGCCAGTCGATCCGGATTTGCCAGTCGGCCTGATCGCCGTACTGCGGGCCGTGAATCACGAGCGAAAGATAGACCCAACCGTCGTCGGGCGGAACCATAGTCAGATCGTGATAAACCGTGCCGGCCCCGTCGTTGTACTGGTCGAATCCCGATTCGCCGTCGGAACCGTCGCCACCCTCGAACGTCCCGTCGGGCGCGAATGCGTGCGCGGTCACCGACGCGATTTCGAACTCGCCGTCGTAGCCGTCCCAATTGCCGAGATCACTGAATAGCCACGGGCACATGAAGTTGATGATGTTCTCGAGAAAATCAATTCTGGTTCCAACATACGGACCTGTGCTTTCAATCGTGAAAAACTCCACGCCTATCCACGCCGCCCATCCGCCATCATTATCGTCGCCGTTATTGTCATGTGCAAGTCCGGATATCGCGCCCGATGGATGGGGCGCATCCAGTATGCGAAACGTCAACGGCGCCAAAACCAGTTCTTTGTAATTATTGGCAGTTCCCCAATGCCAGTAGTTAGGGCCGTACCATCCCGGGCCTTTGGAATACCTGATTTGTGAAATCAGATTTGGCTGATTTATCGGATAATTGACTGTAAGAGCCGAAAAATCAGCGCTACCGTTTGCCCAGCCGTTCCATTCCGAGCCAGCCTCGATTCCAAGCAGCGCTTCGAAATCGTCATTTCCCGCTCCGATGCGGCCGATCCCGTCGCAATAGTACGGATTGGCAAGAAAAGTGATCCAGTTACCGCCGTTTTCGCAATATTGCTTTATCACCTGAACATCGCGATCCGTAAAGTCCATTTCCTGACCCGTACCCTCGCCCGGGGTTGCGCTGTTGGCCCAGAAAGTCATTGACCATGGTTCCAACCATGGTTCCAAATCTGAAAGTTCCGGATCGGCCTGAATCAATTCAAAATCGACTCCAAGTGCAAGCAGCGCATCCTGGAATGCAAGATAGTCGTCGTTGTTTTCGTCCTCGTTTACGATGCACGCGCTACCCCTTGGCTCTCCATGTCCAACGCTTGGATATATGACTGAAACAGAAGGCAAATCGAATACTGCATAGTCCTGGCTCCTGGCGGGAGCCGAAAGGGGAGGCGTCGCATCATCGTTGTTGATCACTAAACACCTTGGGGAATACCTTGCGACTTCCGAAAAGCTGTGCTGAACTCGTTGCCCAATCGCGACTGTGCCGTCTCTGAAATTCCACAGGAAGTCGCTATACTCGCCGTCGCCTCCCCCCCATGCAAAGGCGTAGAATGTTACTGGTTCGCTTTGTTCAACATCGAAAGAATATAACGGGACATAATCATCCGCAATCGCCATCACCCCCACCGGTCCCGCCAGTCCGTATTCTATCGGCCCGGTCGTGTATCGAACGTAACTGCCGTCTTTATCCGCGACCGTCGTGCCGTTGTATACATACGGATAGACCTGGTCGTTCAGCGATGAATCCAGGTAATCCTTCCAGTAGATGAATCCGTGGAAGAAGTGCTGGCCGAACAGCCGGTACACACCGCGCTCGTCCACGAGCGGCCTGCCGCCGTTGTAATCCTGCAACTGCCAAAGCGGAAATCCCAGCCATCCGGTATACGGCGGCAGCGGATTGTCCATGCCGTCCACCGCGGGCTGCAAATCACTGTACGCCTTCGCGATCGCGCCGAAGACGGGGATGGAAATCATCGCCTTTACCGCTGGATTGCCCTGCGATCCCAGAAGCAGCTCAGCTTTCGCGCGATCAATCCAATCCTCCTGGATCGTGTCGAACTCGGTGGTGTCCAGCCGGATTATGTACGCTTCGTCGTAGTCCACCCCCGCCGCGCCGTTGCTTATCAAACCTTCGAAATGCTGGATGAATCCGGTCGTGTCGTCGTAGGTATAGCTGTTGTCTATCGGCATCTCGTTTGATTTCGCAGCGGTGAACAGGTCGTACCAGGCCCAGGCATTTACCGGTGAGCCGTTTTCCTCCAACCCCGTTTCGAGATTCCACAGGGATACGTTGTGCCCCTCGATCTTGTATGCCTCGTCCGTATCGGGGTCGGCCGCCGGCACCTTGTACGAAAGCTCTATTAACTCGGATGAAGACTGGCCGAAAAGCTGGAATATCGCGTACCGGTTGTCGCCGTTCGCCCGCCACTGCGGATTCGTCCGCTTCGCCGAGCCGACCGCGGCCAGATTCCAAACCATGGGCGGATGAACGCCGTCGAATCTTTCGATCAGGTTGTCTATCCCGTCCTCGTCCGGATCGCCGTTGTAGCCGATGTCGAACCGTAGCGCGGCCTCGGCCGGATCGAGCTGCCCCTTGGCGGGATCGCCCGGATCCTGGCCGTCCTTGTACGAGGCGGTGCGCGCGTCCGCGTTCCGCGGCAGAAACTGAAGCGTTTTTGCGCGCTCGATGGCTTCCGCGATGTCGAATTCGGGCGGCGGCGGGACGTCCCACTCCGCCGGCGGCGGCGCGGGCGCGTTCCAGATCGGGTCGTCGAACAGCCTCTGCAGCCTAGGCGGAAGCCCGCTCACATCGGTGATGCCTTCCGGCGGGACGGAAATTCCCGCGGTGCTGCCTCCCGGCGCACCGGTTGAGAGCGCGCCCGGTTGCGACAAGCCTGCCGGAGCCGCCGGAATGTGCTTGGAAGTGGCCTTGCAGCCGGGAAGGGCAGCAACCAGAATCGCCGCGCAAAGCGCAGCGGTGAATGTGAAATAACCAATATAAGTCCGCATTTCGCCCCTCCGCGAAATGGATTTGCCGGAGAGATTATACCTCGGTGTTAGGGAATTCTCCCGGAAATCTCGAATTCCAGGATTTTTTCCGCGTCCGGGCAAAGGAATTTGAACCGAGCCGCGGCAAGGCGGGACGACACGACCGGCGGCTCGCCCGCGATTATGAACTCCGCAAGCTCGCCCGCTATCGCTTTGAGCACAAACGCGGGCACATGGCAGAACGCGGGGCGGCGAATAACGCGGGACATCGCGCGCGTGAACTGCGCGTTGGTCAGCGGCGCGGGGCACACGCCGTTGATCGCGCCTTCCATGAAATCGTTTTCGATTGCGAACGCGAATATCGAAACCAAATCGGTCAGCGATATCAGATTCATCACTTGTTTTCCCGACGCGAAGTTTCCGCCCAGGCCGAGCCGGAACGGAAGAAGCATCTGGCGAAGCGTGCCGCCGCGCGGGGAGATTACGAATCCGATCCGAACGTTCACGACGCGGATTCCCGCGGCGCGCGCGGGTTCGGCCGCGGCCTCCCAGTCGCGGCAAAGCTCCGCGAGATATCCGAATCCCGCGGGCGCGGACTCGTCCAGCGGCTCGCCCAGGAATTGGTGGGACGTGAGCGGATTGCCGGGGCCGTAGTATCCCGTCGCCGACGCGCAGACGAGCACTTTCGGTTTGTCCGCCAGCCCGGCAAGCGTTTTGGCGACGAGTAGTGTTCCGTCGATCCTGCTCCGGCGGAATTCTTCCTTTGATTTCGGCGTCCATTTTCCCGATGCGAGGCTTTTGCCCGCGAGATGG from bacterium encodes the following:
- a CDS encoding TIGR01777 family protein, which codes for MKVAISGAGGFIGSALCDRFRGRGWDISRLTRVRPAADDASQIYWNHETGEIEAAKLEGIDAVVHLAGKSLASGKWTPKSKEEFRRSRIDGTLLVAKTLAGLADKPKVLVCASATGYYGPGNPLTSHQFLGEPLDESAPAGFGYLAELCRDWEAAAEPARAAGIRVVNVRIGFVISPRGGTLRQMLLPFRLGLGGNFASGKQVMNLISLTDLVSIFAFAIENDFMEGAINGVCPAPLTNAQFTRAMSRVIRRPAFCHVPAFVLKAIAGELAEFIIAGEPPVVSSRLAAARFKFLCPDAEKILEFEISGRIP
- a CDS encoding NAD(P)/FAD-dependent oxidoreductase, producing MSGKANQNDHHVVIVGGGFGGLHAARRLAGARGVRVTLVDRRNFHLFQPLLYQVATGGLSPANIAAPIRAVLKRAENISVILGEATGIDVKNRRVVLSDGELEYDSLILATGLENNYFGHPEWERIAPGLKTIEDATRMRSRILSAFEMAEKGTDAAKMRAYLTFVIIGGGPTGVELAGALAEIAHHTLRRDFRRINPADAKIILVEASPRLLSAFPEKLSRLAERALVRLGVEVRTNSRAIEITEEHVVIKSGDAETKIPARTILWGAGIKGSPLGAEIARQTGVEMDKAGRIVVHEDLWIPGFPEIFVIGDLAHSRDGKGRELPAVAQVAMQQGDYAARHILNRLAGRATPPYRYMDYGRMATIGRRQAVADFHFIRFNGFFAWLAWLFIHLIHLVLFDNKMLVMFQWAWSYLTFNRSARLITNDRDSGGHSG